The nucleotide sequence AGAGTTTGCCTCTATTCAATGCCTCGTGCTCGACTGCCAGAACGAAGGGGTCGAAGCGGCTAGTGTATTCGCCGCGCGACGCAAGCTGCTGAGTTATGGCTAGAGGAAGATCGACTCGGGGAGGTATGAGTGGTGGGCTGCTGGTTGTCCATCTCGTGACCAGTTTTTTGAGCTCACTGTCCACTACCGCTTTAAGGGACCCATCTCCTGAAACTGCGCTTTCACGCATTAGACAAAGACTCTCGTACGTTTCCCATTCCCCGGTTTTACCGGCAGCCAGCAAAATGGCCTTCATTTCTGCTGGTGTGAGCTCAGCGCCACCAAATCTGAAGAGGGAACCTATGAAGGCGGCAAGTTGATCATCGTTCTGTGGCTCCAGCAGAGTGATCAACTGGTGCTCCGACTCTGGAAACAGAACAAACTGTTCCGACTGTGAATAGTATGCAGACGATGCTCTATACGAGATGGGTTCCATCCGTCGTTCGCCTAGACGGGAACTGGCTTGGTCGCGAAAAAGCTCTGTCGTAAATTTATCTTGCTGACGCCACTCATTTGCCCCTTTGTGCCCGCAAGAAGGTTTAGCACAGTAGAAGTGCCACTTACCGATTCGGGGCGAATCGGTGTTCAGTTTAAATTCATTGCCTCCGCAAAGCTGGCATTCTTCACCGGAGAGTCTTGGCGTGTTGTTACGATCATCCCACTCCCAACGACCCGGAGTGACTGGCATCCACTCACCCGACCAATGTACGAAAACCACATCGACCTGCCGCCATTGGCAAGGCCCCTTGGCGTCCACTGATGTACACCGATTGTTTCGCAGTTGGTCCATGTTCTTGGCCATATCGCGAACGGATGTAAAACGTTTAAAAAGGCTGCATTTATTGCAAACGAAGGTCAGAGGTGCCGGTGCGTATTTCATCCGCAGCGGGCTCAAGAATGCCAAGCGATCGGCGCCCAGAGGCGACACAACGCCTCGATTAAGAATCGCTTCTTCGAGACATTGTTGTGGAACGACCGGACGGTCGGCAGTTCCCGCGGCAGACGCCCTTAAGAACCAGCTCTGCCAGATTTCATGCAGCCTCAAAATGATTTGCGATTTCGTGACGCTTTGAATAGGTGCATCATCAGTCGTTGCCGTAAGGTCCGGGATTGAAATACACGAACCCAGTCCACCTTCAAATGTGAAGAACGCGCCAGGGGCATACGCTGATCCAAGTTGACCACGAGATCGTGACATTGTCGGAGCAGTGAGTGTCCTGTCATCGTCATCAGCAGCAAGAAAGCCTTTACGAGTACCCATCTCAATCTCCCGTCCGCGCATCTTCTGCGCTGTCGTTATTTGCTACTCCGTGGCGTACGAAATCCATTACCGCCAAGACCTCATTGGAGAGTTGTACCTTGCCTTCGCTATCGCAATACGAGGCTTGAATGATGCCAGCCTGATCCACGTCGCGTAGCGATGTCATAGGTTTGGAGATCACTTCCGTTTGACTTTTGAAATAACCGTCCAGGAAACCGCTGCCCCACATATGGCTGCTCCAAACATTGACTAGTAGATCGCGAGTCCTCCGGTCAATACGTGCTCGGTAATATTCCTCTCCTTCGGGAGCGAAGACGCCACGCAACCCCACAGCGAGCTCAATGAAATCGTTGATTTCGTTGATAAATGCTTCTCCGCGAAACCTGTATTCTTTACGAATGTTGGGAATAACACTGAAATCCGATGTTTTGGCTTTCTGATCTTCTGGTAGCTGAATCAACTCGCGACTTGGCACCACACCAACCAAATAAGCCTGAAGCAGGCTGGTGAATACACGCTCGATTGCGCGTTCTGCCCATCGGTCGATGGCCGCGGGCTGCACCATACGTTCAAGGAAGCGGTGGAAGATGTCGAACACATGAACTATGTGCCGATCACGACGACGCTGTGGCGTGGGTATCAAGACAACGAACCCAATGTGAGCACGACCCACGCGCGAGGACGCTTGAATGTACTCGGCAATGTCCGAAGGCATGCCTGCAAAAAACATAGAGTTGAACTCGTCGACGTCGACGCCGTGTGAAATGGCTGATGTCGCGATGACTGAGCGCAACTGATCTTGTAGCGGCTGAAAAGGATGCCCTGGATTTACGCGAAGTTGGGCAGTATCCACGACATTTTGAATTTCCCCTTGCTCCACCGAACCGGTGATCAGTCGAGTATCAAGCCCCCTCAGATCCATTCCTTCATTGAGGTGTCGCTTGCGGGTTTCCTCCGCCTCCGCAGCCATAATCTGATCACCACCTTTTTTATTGGTGACGTAAGTCAAGGCTATGCGATGCAGGTCAATGAGAGTGGCCAGTTTTGATGCGCAGGCCTCACCTAATGCGTCCTTGTGCAGCGCCTCGAGAGCGCCTCGGGAGACGTGCTCCACGAGCAATTGGCGTGCAAATTGGAAAACTTCTGCGTCATTGCTCGTCAGGTCGTTGAACAGGCGGGTGACGTTGAAATGAAAGCTCGATAAAACCGCAACACTTGTCGTCGTATGCGGCTTTCCGTTGGTCATGAAGGCTGTGTAAACACGGGCTTGGCTGCTCGCCACTTCGATGTCCGGATGCGCTTGACGCTCTACATCCTCCGCTGGAGCGGGTACCGAATAAAATGATTCGTAAAGGGTTGGGCCCGGCTCGGGAAACTGTGTTGCCGGAATCGAGCGTTGGTACAAGTGCTCCAGCTGCCTCTCAGGAGCAGAGACGGTAGCGGACGCGGCGATCACCTTAGCCCGGCGCCTACGCCCTTGTTTATCTGTTGCGACCAAGCCGCTGAGTGGCTTGGACAGGTATTCAAAGACGGCATCGAGTGTGGATTCGAAGAGACCGGCGAAGGTGCCCAGCGATTCATCGAGTAGGTGTGCCTCGTCCTGGATGATAAGGCTGGGGAATGGATCGTGAAAAATGCGCTTTCCAGCCGAATAAGCAGGGTATATCCCCTCCATGCCTTTTGCGTCAGGCCCCGCAGCTAGCTCACGAGGTTCAGGAACGTACAACCGCCCGCTGACCGGATTCATCCAAGGCGACGCTCCGAACATCGCGTAGATGCGCCGAATGGTTCGAGCTGAATGGCCAATGAGGGCCAGCTTATCGACGGTACCCAAAAGCACGGACGGTGCTAAATCGTAAATGTCTTCATCGACAATGTAGAACGGAAGGGGCCGCCAGCTACCACCGTTTGAATCGCATTGGATATCGGTGCATACATGGCCCAGTATTTGGTCCCTGTTATCAACAAATAGCCGCAAAGCTGTTTCGCAATTACAGAAAGGGCATTTGGGCAGCTTGCGCCAGGCACGCATGGCAGTGTGATATTTGGCGTCGTTTTCCCGAAGGGCTCGCTCAGCCGCTAGGAATGGAGGTGCAGACAAAATGGTTGGGATGCTCTTCACCCCCTTAGTATTGTGACGGTTAGGAGAGCCGCCGCTGCCGACCCAGAATCCTATGGACAATGGGTTACCACCGTAGCCATGACGATTTCGGACACGCTCAGCATGTGCCAGTACTCGTGCGCACCGCTGGGCCTGTTGGATCGTTAGCAATCGCAACGGGTAGCGAATGAGCGCAGTGACCCCTAACTGCTTACCTCGAAGCCGATCAAGCATAAGGTTAAAGGTCAGCAGCCCGAAAAAAGCTTCAGATTTGCCGCCGCCGGTCGCGAAGTAAAGGAGGGTGACAGCGTCGTCTCTGGTTTCGTTGTAGAGGTGCGAATACTCCGGAATTCGCGAGGCCAAAGCAGGAACATTCGCAATGATGAAAGCAAGCTGAAACAAGCGCCACTCATTGTCGTCCTGGCCAAAACGGGCCTGCATGAAGTTCGCCATTGTCTCGTTAGTGGCTAGCCAAGCTTCATAAACAATTGCTTTTGGGTCAGCCTGCGTGCCTCGCTCGCGCCAAGCCGCACGAGATTCCCTCAAGCAATTCAGGCCGGCAGCGATAGTCGCCATCTCTGTGGTCCATTTTCGGATGTCGTGGCGAAACGCCTCTTCCTCGCGTGCAATTCCGGCTACGTCGGAAGCGGATAGGCCATCGGCAGGCGACACTTGCTCGGGTAAATTGTTAAGCCATGTTTGCATGGCTGGCACCAGCGCCTCCAACCCATCAAGTCCATCTGGTTGGGCCAAGGCACGTATTTTTCGCACGACACCAGCAGCGCTCGTGGGAGTGATTCGCGGCTGGGTGTAACGAGGCGTCCACGTAGTCTCTAGAGTCCGAATCGCAGGGTCGGATTGTAGTTGCACAACTCCGCAGTTGTGCCCCATGGCTGGATGTGTCAGGTACTTGTTATAGCGATAGGAAGGGTCAATTCGCTCGAGTTTCAACGGATGGTGAAGCGCAGCCGGAAGCTGTATTTGTAGAGAAACGAGGAAGATAGCTTCCTCCGTCTCGTCTACATGCTGAGTCGGCATACTGCTGACGTTTTCAATTGCGAGAAAGAAATTTCGTTTGGAAGGATCGAGCCAGTCTGTATGCAGCTCGAGATCCCAATCTAAGTGTATCTGCGGCAATGTTATTGGTAGCTGAGACGTGCGCGCACTCTGGAGAAATTCCGCCCAATTCGAGTATTGACTGGCGGGTATGCTCAACTGGTGCCGATACCCCCACGCCTTACCACCAGAGTCCAGATCATCGCTTTCAGCCCAATCCTGCAGCCGCTTGTTCACGGCCTCATTCATACGCAAGGACTGGTTGTCGATGTCTTGCTGAAGAGCTTCAATGGATTTCGCGGTATCGAGTTCCAGTGGTGGTAGCTCCACATCCAATCGCAACCATTTGTGTGGGACCGCCAATGGCTCGAAGTGCTCGTCTTTGATAGGAAGAGCCTCGCGTGAGTTGACGAGCGCTCCCTCCCTCGTGCTATCACTAAGTTCTTCCATTTCAGCTGAAGAAAAATCCTCGGCTTCGGCCGAATCGTGAGCAAGATCCGAGGTCAGCAGATCTCTCGGGATGCCTTTCGCTGCGTAGATTTCCTCAACAATCGTCGACCGGATTGCCGTCCACCCGGGATGCTTATATTTCGAGCTATAAGTGCCTTTGGCTTTCTCCCACGCTTCTTCCAGCCGACGGTTACGTTCAGCCCGAATCTCGTCAACCACAGCCCGGCGCAACATAAAGACAGGACGACAGTTTGGCCTTTTGAGATCCTCTTCACGGGGAAGCACGCGCACGTAGACACATAGCCTCGGGAATACCGTTATCACTGAAGACGCGAGGGCATTGAGTTGCATCTGGACCCCGTGCGACGAAATCCAGATAGGCGATGTCACTTCATCGTCACCGGATTGGTTGCGCTGGGGCAGCAAAAAACCAGAATTTAACAACGTTCTTGGACGAGCTCCGAAGAGATATTGCCCTGTGGAACCATGGCCGCTGATTTGTGCATACGTCAGATTCAGAAGGCTATCGACGACCGCCTCCTTGAGGGTAGAGGAGATCTTTGCCGGATCGTCACGAAGCGTGGGTTGGCTCATTGCAGCGTTTCCTTAGAAAGTCCGACAAACTCGACGGAGGCAATGCTTTCACGCGCCTTGTCGAAAAGCTGATTCAAAGTCGTTCGCTTGATACTCGAGTTGGCCATAACGGATTCGGGCTGCAGGAGCATGTACGCATAGATGTCGGCGACATGGCGACCATCTAGCCGACGCGAGTTACGTACCGCCGTGATGACGCGCTGCCACTGGTAAGCAGCTTCCAACGGAGACAGTCCGAGCACCGTTGCAAATGCCTTGAAAGTCTCCTCGCGCTGTGGCGCCTGTGGCCGAAGCTGCTCGAACGGGGTGTCGAGTGAGCGTCCTAAATCAATCCACTGGCGCATCGCCTGAGCCCCGGGAAGTTTGGTTTCCAGAAGAGGGTCAAGCTCAAGCATCTGCTCTCGTATTACGCGTACCTTGTCAGAAAGTGAGCCCTGCGCGAATCGCTTAGCGAGGCATTTCTGGATCTGCTCGTGATAACTTCTCAAGGCAGTTTCGAACGTCTTATCCGATTGAATAGGTACGCCCGCTTCACGGAGTACTTGCTCGACCATCTCGCGCAGCTCAGCTGACATGATAAAAACCTTATCACCCACCTCCAGGGAGCCGACGTGGCAAGTCCGAAAGCCTACATCTGCTGCCCGCGGCGAAGCCGGGTCGTAGACGTACATTTCCGATTTCTCATGGCGGAACAGCGTCACGTTGCTGTCAAGTCGGATAACCCAAGATTCGGCTCCATCACCATGCCCCTCAGAGGAAACATTGGATGACAACTCGACACGAAAGGTAGGTAGCACATAGTCGCTAGTGGAAAGTACAGAAGCGTCTTCCGGGAGATCTTTCAGTTTCCTCAAAATGGATTCCATCCGAGGCTTAAAGGATCTGAATTCGGGCATTAGCTCGACGATAGGCTTGAGCGTGGCCCGTAGAAACTGCCCGGCTCGCTGGGTTAGCAAAACCACCGTATGGGAAGGAACACGATCATCGGTCAGCAATAGACGAAGGCAGTCCTCGTTTAATCCAGCACAAACCAGTGTCGAGCCTTGCAGCTCATCAAGGCGTTCTTCGAGGTGAGCGGCACACAACAGTTGTACGCGCCCTTGAAAGGAGTCATATATCAGCCCATCGGGATACTGGTCGTACTCCGCGAGGAAGCGTTCGGCGAGGCGCAGATACAGCGCACTGGTAAACACGATGGCAACCTTACGCTTTGAGCTCTTTGCAGCGTTGGAAACAAGCTCTGCCAACTTATGCGCGAAAGGCGTCGCCTCGTGATAATTGCAGAATAGTTGTGAGCTACGCTGAAGACATTCAAAAAGGGCTGGCCCCTGGTCTCCAACGCCAACGGTACGCTCGAACTCCTGTACGTTACCCAGGTGGTTGAGCCAATCGAAAGCGGCGCGTGTCCGCTGCGACACTTCAATACCTGCCAGATAGTCGGACATATGCCTGACGCCGCAGGGGAGGGCTGCAAGACGAGAAAGGTACGACGCTGCGTCGATTAGTGGTTTGGCAGACTCTTTGCCCCCCGGTGCAGCATTGGCGATACGTACCAGCTTGTTAGCTGATTTGGCCGTATCCGCATCAACGATAAAAACATTGAGTTCCCGCGGAGCGGGATGCAGGGTTTCCTGAGCCAATGGCGCCAATAATCCCGCTCCACCGACAGTACTCGGAACACCCAAAATTTTGAATTCGTGGGGCGTGTGCCATTGACTTGAAGGGTTCCGCTTGCGGTTCTGCTCCCAGAGTTCCTCCTTGATCCTAAAAGCAGCATGGGGCTCATCAGTGATTACAATAACGCCAGGGGGGCGACCTTGAAATACGTCCTCCAGCATTATGCAGAAGCGCGCCAGTTGCTTTTTCCAGCTTTTGGCCTCCATACGAATTGCTCGGGTAGCCTGGACTAGAACGACCTCCGGTGAGCCAAACCGAGCCAGATCTCTGCAGGCGCGTCGAAGCTCGGTCTCTGACATCCGTCCATCAAGTGCAAAGAGGGCATCTGGTGCTGTACGCGGATCACCGATGACTGCGCAGTTCAATTTTAAAGCAGTCGCGAGTTTCCTTCTGAGTTTGGCTCGGATAAGCGCCAAAAGGTGCTCGTCGCAAGATTGCCAACGGTCAAAATCTGGCGTCGCCAAAAAGTGAGGCAGCAGCTCACCAACTGTCGGATTGAATGGGTCGTCTAGGTTTTGAGGAAAATTACTGTCGGATAGGGAAAAGTAAAAGGCGTCTTTGTCTCCCATGGAGCGAGTCACACTTGCGTTGGCGTCGGCGCTTACCTCAAGCAAGTTGTGAGCGATTCGAAGAATGCTTGTCCGATCGAAATGGACGTGATTCAGACCATAAAAGGCATTGCTCTTCACTGGAAAAAGCAAGCCGCGAACTCCTTGTTTGTCGCCCTGATGCCAGCGTACCAACGTAGCCAACGCGTGTACCAGAGGCAGGGTTTTGGGCGCCGCGGGCCATGCCATCACGATGTGTCGTGATCGGTGCTCGGCAGCATGCAGATAAAGATCTGCCAGCGCTAAAAGCGTTGAGGAGGGCGCGCTCGGCTGCAAGCTGCCATCTCGGTACATCGCGATGAGAGCTTCATGTGCACGAGGTACGATGCTAGGAGCGGGCGTTTCTACCGGGACGGTTTGAACCGTTTTACGCGCATGGGTCTTTAGTGCAGGTTTTGCATGGGCGAGAGGTTTGCGTGCCGCGAACAGCTGCGCAAGTTCCTCGCGCCGTCGCTGTTGCGCTTCCATTAAGTCGTTGAGCTTCTTCCGTGATGCCATGTGCCCTGCTTAAGTCGATTGATTTCAGCTTTTAGGCAGCATAAGCGAAAGGTTTACTGCTTTTCCAATGCCTTTCGAGCAGCATTTGCCATGTCTAAGCCTTGTTCGAGGTAGATCCTGAGCCGGCCAGGATCAGGCAGTCGGAGTTGGTTGAGCTCGAACACTGATACGTTGGTCGCTCCAGAGATACAGCGGAAGTATCGATCTACGGTCGGCGTCCCAAGCAACTGCACCAACTGAGCAGGTGTCAATGCAGGTTCAGGGGCTATCTGTTCAAGAATCACGGTGTGGTTTTCACCAACGAATCCGCCATAGGTCTCTATGAGCTGTGTCGGAACAGTTGCGGCAACTAATCGTCGCGGTTGCTCGTTGGATGTCACGCGTTGCAGTAAGACGCTGGGGCGGCGAATGATGGAACGATGGTCTTTTGCCCCCATATTTACAAAACAGCCTTCTTTGTTCGCTTTAGCCGCACCGTTAAAGCGCAAGGAACCGTTAGGTGCAATGTCGCTGGACCAAAGCAGCGGAACCACCGTGTCGCCACGCGCGCCGACAGCCGTTTTCGTCGAGGCGTAGGTTGTGCGTGTGTCACGGTTCCACACAAACGCGCCGATACGGGGCGCATAACCGTAGTCCACTAAGCCAGCCTTCGATTTTGCTGCGCTTTTAAGCAGTGCGATGTCGCTCTCCAACCGGGGGATTGGCCACGCGGCGCCCATGTTGGGCAAGATGCATAGACCCACGTCAATGTAACTACCGTCTTTTGAAACCAACGACACCTTCGCTTCGGTGCTTGGCGCATGCCCTGTTTTTTCTCGCCGCGCTAACGTCAATGCGGTCTCCTGTTGGACATCCATAAAGACGCCAATACGGTCACCAACCATACCAATACCGAGCAACGTGGTTTGCGTCATCATGTAACTTCTCAGCCTGGAGAAGTTCTGACCAGACAAAAAGCTAGTCGGGGTGACCAGTGCGCAGATGCCACCCGTAGCGAGAAGCTTGATGCACAAGGCAATGAAGAGGGCATACAGATTCGGCTGGCCTTGAACAACGTCTTCAAACTCGTGGACGTACTGACTGACTTCCTCAGCGCGCATCTTTCTAAATGGAGGATTGCATACCACCACATCGAGCTTTTCCCACAGGTGCTTGGTTTGTAGAAGCGAGTCGCCCTGGTAGACCTGAAACACGGGGTAGGTGTCAGTCGCGACAACCTCGTCATGGAGCGCCATCAGCAGGAAGTGCTTTGACAATTCACATAGGGCGGCATCTTGGTCAAATCCCAAAATTCGCTCTTGAATGTGGCTCACTATCTGTTGGGCGCTTGCACCATGTCGGCGAAGCAAATCACGCATGCGCATAGCGATAGGTGCCAAAAACGCAGCGCCGCCACACGCGGGGTCACAAAAACTGCGATTGGAAAAATCGACGCCCTGGGCTGACAGGTCGTCAAGCAAACGCCTCGTTAGCGATGGCGGAGTAAAGAACATCGCCTGCTGCTTTCTGCGCTCGCTTCCCAACAGTTGCGCGTACGCCGAGGAGAACCAGTAGGTCGACTCGATGAAGTCAAGCTTGCTTACAAACGCCACGAACGCGCACACGGCAGGCTCGTTCAAGAGGAGGGTTGCTACGGGTAGACCGGACTGTGGCAATCCCGGAAAACAGTTACTGCACCATTTTGCTAATGCGCTGCCCAGGATCAAGTCCGGCTCTAGCATCCCCTTTTGCATCACCACACGCATGTCGCGGACTAGGCTGTGAAAGTGAGTTTTAGTAGGGAGAGTCATAGGTGGCACAGGCCTGGTACGCATTTATAGCGCGGAGCGAACAACAATGTGTGAAGGGGCGGGCCGTACATCATTCCTCTCCTTGGAATAGGATAAGTAGCTTGCTTATCGAACAGTGGCATTTTGTCAGGTCATCTATCCCAGATCTACAGAACAAGCTTTATGAGTCA is from Pseudomonas sp. B21-056 and encodes:
- a CDS encoding DEAD/DEAH box helicase; the encoded protein is MSQPTLRDDPAKISSTLKEAVVDSLLNLTYAQISGHGSTGQYLFGARPRTLLNSGFLLPQRNQSGDDEVTSPIWISSHGVQMQLNALASSVITVFPRLCVYVRVLPREEDLKRPNCRPVFMLRRAVVDEIRAERNRRLEEAWEKAKGTYSSKYKHPGWTAIRSTIVEEIYAAKGIPRDLLTSDLAHDSAEAEDFSSAEMEELSDSTREGALVNSREALPIKDEHFEPLAVPHKWLRLDVELPPLELDTAKSIEALQQDIDNQSLRMNEAVNKRLQDWAESDDLDSGGKAWGYRHQLSIPASQYSNWAEFLQSARTSQLPITLPQIHLDWDLELHTDWLDPSKRNFFLAIENVSSMPTQHVDETEEAIFLVSLQIQLPAALHHPLKLERIDPSYRYNKYLTHPAMGHNCGVVQLQSDPAIRTLETTWTPRYTQPRITPTSAAGVVRKIRALAQPDGLDGLEALVPAMQTWLNNLPEQVSPADGLSASDVAGIAREEEAFRHDIRKWTTEMATIAAGLNCLRESRAAWRERGTQADPKAIVYEAWLATNETMANFMQARFGQDDNEWRLFQLAFIIANVPALASRIPEYSHLYNETRDDAVTLLYFATGGGKSEAFFGLLTFNLMLDRLRGKQLGVTALIRYPLRLLTIQQAQRCARVLAHAERVRNRHGYGGNPLSIGFWVGSGGSPNRHNTKGVKSIPTILSAPPFLAAERALRENDAKYHTAMRAWRKLPKCPFCNCETALRLFVDNRDQILGHVCTDIQCDSNGGSWRPLPFYIVDEDIYDLAPSVLLGTVDKLALIGHSARTIRRIYAMFGASPWMNPVSGRLYVPEPRELAAGPDAKGMEGIYPAYSAGKRIFHDPFPSLIIQDEAHLLDESLGTFAGLFESTLDAVFEYLSKPLSGLVATDKQGRRRRAKVIAASATVSAPERQLEHLYQRSIPATQFPEPGPTLYESFYSVPAPAEDVERQAHPDIEVASSQARVYTAFMTNGKPHTTTSVAVLSSFHFNVTRLFNDLTSNDAEVFQFARQLLVEHVSRGALEALHKDALGEACASKLATLIDLHRIALTYVTNKKGGDQIMAAEAEETRKRHLNEGMDLRGLDTRLITGSVEQGEIQNVVDTAQLRVNPGHPFQPLQDQLRSVIATSAISHGVDVDEFNSMFFAGMPSDIAEYIQASSRVGRAHIGFVVLIPTPQRRRDRHIVHVFDIFHRFLERMVQPAAIDRWAERAIERVFTSLLQAYLVGVVPSRELIQLPEDQKAKTSDFSVIPNIRKEYRFRGEAFINEINDFIELAVGLRGVFAPEGEEYYRARIDRRTRDLLVNVWSSHMWGSGFLDGYFKSQTEVISKPMTSLRDVDQAGIIQASYCDSEGKVQLSNEVLAVMDFVRHGVANNDSAEDARTGD
- a CDS encoding class I SAM-dependent DNA methyltransferase, producing MRVVMQKGMLEPDLILGSALAKWCSNCFPGLPQSGLPVATLLLNEPAVCAFVAFVSKLDFIESTYWFSSAYAQLLGSERRKQQAMFFTPPSLTRRLLDDLSAQGVDFSNRSFCDPACGGAAFLAPIAMRMRDLLRRHGASAQQIVSHIQERILGFDQDAALCELSKHFLLMALHDEVVATDTYPVFQVYQGDSLLQTKHLWEKLDVVVCNPPFRKMRAEEVSQYVHEFEDVVQGQPNLYALFIALCIKLLATGGICALVTPTSFLSGQNFSRLRSYMMTQTTLLGIGMVGDRIGVFMDVQQETALTLARREKTGHAPSTEAKVSLVSKDGSYIDVGLCILPNMGAAWPIPRLESDIALLKSAAKSKAGLVDYGYAPRIGAFVWNRDTRTTYASTKTAVGARGDTVVPLLWSSDIAPNGSLRFNGAAKANKEGCFVNMGAKDHRSIIRRPSVLLQRVTSNEQPRRLVAATVPTQLIETYGGFVGENHTVILEQIAPEPALTPAQLVQLLGTPTVDRYFRCISGATNVSVFELNQLRLPDPGRLRIYLEQGLDMANAARKALEKQ